TGAAAAGTTCGTATCACTGCATTATATATTTATAGAGTGGAAATTTTATTTAAAAGTATAATTATAGGAAGAAACATCACCTTTGTTGTCTGTTATTGTACAGGATTTCACGTATTTATCAGCATCTAATTCATATTCATAGGTTTCTTCATTGCTTCTGTAGCCGAATTTATCTTTTTGTGATGCAATCAGGTGTTTTGTGGGTTTACCCAAGATTCCTGCATAATATGCAATATGAAGTTCTGCTTCCATATTAAGCCAGCCGTTATCAACCGGAAGGATTCCGCCTTTGTTTATATTTGAAGTATAGGTATATGTATATTGACTGTCATCGTAACTGAATGATAGTACGTCACCGTCATTTCGCTCTATTTCTATTATTTCCGGTTCTTCTCCATCGTTTCCTTCCGTAATTTGGATTAGATAACCATTTGCGTCATATTCGAAAGTATAATGCGTATTCCATACATCCTCATCTTCTTTAGTGACTAATATTGCAGAGGTTGCAAAGCCGTTTTCATTTAAGGAGTATGTGCAAATTTCACTGTCATTGCCGTCTTTCCATGAAATTCGAACTTGATTATTTTCATAATCGATGGTATATTTATCTTCAATAGTTTCTTTGTTACTAATCTCATACTCACTATAAGAGATGAGCTTTCCGTTACTGTAGCTATACGCATTTCTATAACCGTTGGCTGTAGATTCGCATTGAGTGATTCTTTTACCTTCGAATATTGTTGGCAATGTTACTTCTTGCTTATCATCATCATTACCACAAGCCGTAAATCCGGCACAAATTACGAGAGTTAATCCAATTACAAATAAATTCTTCATTGATTTCATACTTTTAATGGTTTTATAGTTAATAAATAGTTCTTTGTTTATATTGATTGAGAAAATAACAACTTTTATTCTTCAATGATGTCATAAAACAATGACCAATAGTTTGTCTTTTTATAGGCAGCTAGTGAACCTTTTGGTATAAATAGTGTACAATGACTCATATAGTCATTTGACCAATATGAAATATCAGGAGGGGTTGTTCCTTTTAGGTGAATTTCCTGTAAGTTATTACAACCTTGAAATGTATTATATTCTATTTTATTAACGTTTTGAGGAATAGTTATAGTTTTTAGACTGAGGCATCCTTCAAAGGCTGAGATAGATATTGCATTAAGTGAAGTGGGCAAGTTGACTGATGAAAGATTGACACAATTTCTAAAGGTGCCATATTGTATTTCGGTGATGCCTTCAGATATTGTTATTGTTGATAAGTTGGAGCATCCGTCGAATGCACTCTGGCCTATCGAACTTAATGACTTGGGAAAGTTTACATTTGTAAGTGACTTGCAATTTATGAATGCATGAATACCTATTTTTTGCAAGGAATTATTAAATTGAATGGAGGCAAGCTCTTGGCAATTTTGAAAACAAAAGTCTCCAATACTTAGTAAAGAACTAGGAAAAATTACAGATTTCAGACTTAAACAGTTATATAATGCTACATTATCTATTTCTTCTAATGCATTAGGTAGCTCTACAAAAGAAAGATTAGTAAGACTAGCTAATGAATACTTTCCTATACGTGTGCAGTCTTTAGGAAGATGGATGGTTTGTAATTTAGGGTATGAATGGGTAGAAAAAAAATAATCGGAGATTTCATCATTTTTCGTATAATATTTTTCTGTTACCATTGCATACGGTTCACCTCCTTCTACGATTTTCGCATCTGATAAATTTAATTTCAGCAATGTTTTGCTTAATTCCTCCTTCAAATACAAGATGTCACTCCCGTTCAAATAGCCGGATAATGTTAAGTCTTCTATCTTGTTTTTTTCATAACCATTCATTAACTCAGATAAAGTCCCGGCCTGTGTCACGTGGATTCGTGCCACATTTGCTTCAACGAATATATCAGACTCAATTTCATGGTTATCGCTGCTGCATGCTATTATGTTTATACAAGTAATAGCTGTAAAAAATAATTTTTTAAGTAAAGATAGGTGTTTCATGTTACATAATTTATTTATCATGGTCTAAGTTTTATCTCAATTTATTGATAAACCTCAACGCATTGGTTGCTGTTCTGTTTATTTTATCTATATTCTTTTCTTTTTTCGAACTGGATATTGCCTTATCGCTTAGGTTGTAAACTTGATGCATATCGTGGGGAAGGCGATGGATTAAAACTCCGGCTTCATTCAGATAATCATTTCCGTTTATAAGTAATAAAATAAAGTTTTTGTCTGCAGAATAAGAAATAGTACAGTGTTCCATAAATCCACCTGTAGGTACTTCTTCTTTTGAAACTAATTTGATGGGAGGTAATTCTGTATTATCTTTTAATGTGAAAGTAACGGCTTGCTGTTCTACAAATACTTTTTTAATAGTTTGAATACAGTTTGAAGTCTTATAGCGTTTGTATCCTCCTCCTGCTGAAATTCTCATAATGTTCTTTTTGAGTACAGTTTTTATTAGTTCATAGAATTTTTCTTTTTCATGACGGATGGAGTCTTGCAAGTGTTGGGCGATAGCTTTTTCTTTCTGTATCTGCCTTGCATGCTCAATTTTTTTATGATAGTCATTATGCTTTTGTTGTGCTTCCATTTGTTCTTGTTTTATATTTAGTAACCGTGCTTCTATTAGTTCGTCAGATGTATTCGCATATGTATATGTTCGTTCTATCCATTCTGTCATTTCATTTTTTTTGTATGTCTTTCGACAAATCCAATTTTGATGCGAATCGTATATATATTTGTATGTTTCAGTGGTGATATGGTGCTCATCCTTATGGTTGATCGTTAGTCCAATTTCGCTATTCTTTTGTAGTATGTCGCCATATTTATTATATTGATAGGTCGTTTGTGAAGCTGCAGAACCATTG
The DNA window shown above is from Bacteroides faecium and carries:
- a CDS encoding DUF4595 domain-containing protein, yielding MKNLFVIGLTLVICAGFTACGNDDDKQEVTLPTIFEGKRITQCESTANGYRNAYSYSNGKLISYSEYEISNKETIEDKYTIDYENNQVRISWKDGNDSEICTYSLNENGFATSAILVTKEDEDVWNTHYTFEYDANGYLIQITEGNDGEEPEIIEIERNDGDVLSFSYDDSQYTYTYTSNINKGGILPVDNGWLNMEAELHIAYYAGILGKPTKHLIASQKDKFGYRSNEETYEYELDADKYVKSCTITDNKGDVSSYNYTFK
- a CDS encoding leucine-rich repeat domain-containing protein gives rise to the protein MINKLCNMKHLSLLKKLFFTAITCINIIACSSDNHEIESDIFVEANVARIHVTQAGTLSELMNGYEKNKIEDLTLSGYLNGSDILYLKEELSKTLLKLNLSDAKIVEGGEPYAMVTEKYYTKNDEISDYFFSTHSYPKLQTIHLPKDCTRIGKYSLASLTNLSFVELPNALEEIDNVALYNCLSLKSVIFPSSLLSIGDFCFQNCQELASIQFNNSLQKIGIHAFINCKSLTNVNFPKSLSSIGQSAFDGCSNLSTITISEGITEIQYGTFRNCVNLSSVNLPTSLNAISISAFEGCLSLKTITIPQNVNKIEYNTFQGCNNLQEIHLKGTTPPDISYWSNDYMSHCTLFIPKGSLAAYKKTNYWSLFYDIIEE